In Macadamia integrifolia cultivar HAES 741 chromosome 5, SCU_Mint_v3, whole genome shotgun sequence, a single window of DNA contains:
- the LOC122077739 gene encoding putative wall-associated receptor kinase-like 16, producing the protein MGPQVLVFLIRFLFLFLLLSWPAVVATSSTFPIAKPHCKDKCGNISVPYPFGFGDKDCYRDESFRVNCNSTFNPPKLSILDETVVQELSFQGQLRVFLGVITDCYTKSGQQTDTSFNDATFFGFNQMGNTFTFSNTENKFTALGCDTKAYIVDSNGKNFKSECGMTCNNKSDVINGSCTGIGCCQTSIPKGYDSYDLTLRSYKNHTLVYDYNPCSYAFLVDKNWYNFSISDLLDFTRNVDEYGFSQVPVVLDWAVDNKSCEVAKKDQATYGCGKNSYCVESKNSHGYICSCSHGYEGNPYLPDGCQDINECKDPKENTCGSINCINLPGSYNCSCPLGYHGDAKKDGTGCIPTTQNPNQVIQDTVGVGLGFLFLVISILLVLWALQKRKKNKLKQKFFRQNGGFLLKQQISSCEGLDEAAKIFTAEELRQASNNYAQSQILGRGGYGTVYKGVLPNHRTVAIKKSRKVDENQIEQFINEVVILSQINHRNVVKLLGCCLETEVPILVYEFVTNKTLFHHIHGEGCNSLISWDNRLRIATETSEALAYLHSAASPPIIHRDVKSANILLDDNYTAKVSDFGASRLVPLDRTQISTLVQGTLGYLDPEYLRSSQLTEKSDVYSFGVVLVELLTGKKALYSDGSGRQTNLAVHFVTSVEEGKVWEILDNQIVTEGCREKLQVVLELAERCLRLKGEERPTMKEVAMELQGLRRDQTQPWVALNPEEGERLLGELALPHHNTVEYNSLTDEALMSLDGGR; encoded by the exons ATGGGTCCTCAAGTTCTCGTGTTTCTTATTCGGTTCCTCTTCTTGTTCTTACTGTTATCATGGCCAGCGGTGGTGGCAACATCATCAACGTTTCCAATTGCGAAGCCCCATTGTAAGGATAAGTGTGGTAACATCTCAGTTCCCTACCCCTTTGGCTTCGGAGATAAAGATTGTTATAGAGATGAAAGTTTTCGGGTAAACTGCAACTCCACCTTCAACCCTCCAAAACTGTCCATACTTGACGAAACGGTAGTTCAAGAACTTTCATTTCAAGGCCAACTGCGTGTATTTCTCGGTGTAATAACAGATTGCTACACGAAGTCGGGCCAACAGACTGATACAAGCTTTAATGACGCAACATTTTTTGGTTTCAACCAGATGGGCAATACTTTCACGTTCTCAAACACAGAGAATAAATTCACGGCTCTGGGTTGCGACACCAAAGCTTACATCGTGGATTCCAATGGCAAGAACTTCAAGAGTGAGTGTGGTATGACTTGCAACAACAAATCTGATGTGATCAATGGTTCCTGCACCGGTATCGGCTGTTGCCAGACCTCAATTCCAAAGGGTTACGACTCCTACGACTTAACTCTGCGCAGCTATAAAAATCACACCCTTGTCTATGATTACAATCCCTGCAGCTATGCTTTCCTGGTTGACAAGAATTGGTACAACTTCTCAATTTCGGATCTCTTGGATTTTACCAGGAACGTAGATGAATACGGTTTTTCGCAAGTTCCAGTTGTGTTGGACTGGGCAGTAGATAATAAGTCTTGTGAAGTAGCTAAGAAAGACCAGGCTACTTATGGATGCGGCAAAAACAGCTATTGCGTCGAGTCCAAAAACAGTCATGGGTACATCTGCAGCTGTTCTCATGGTTACGAAGGAAACCCTTACCTTCCAGATGGATGCCAAG ATATAAATGAATGTAAAGATCCAAAAGAAAATACCTGTGGTTCGATCAACTGTATCAATCTGCCAGGGAGTTACAACTGCTCTTGCCCACTTGGTTATCATGGAGATGCCAAAAAAGATGGAACTGGATGTATTCCTACcactcaaaacccaaatcaagtGATTCAGGACACCGTag GTGTTGGCTTGGGATtcttatttttagttattaGTATCTTATTGGTGCTCTGGGCacttcaaaagagaaagaagaacaaaCTCAAGCAGAAATTCTTCAGGCAAAATGGAGGTTTTTTGCTAAAGCAACAGATATCTTCATGTGAAGGACTAGACGAAGCTGCCAAAATCTTTACCGCAGAAGAACTAAGGCAAGCAAGTAATAACTATGCTCAGAGCCAGATCCTTGGTCGAGGAGGCTATGGTACGgtatacaaaggagttctaccTAATCATAGAACTGTTGCCAttaagaaatcaagaaaagttGATGAAAATCAGATTGAGCAATTCATAAATGAGGTGGTTATTCTCTCCCAAATTAACCATAGAAATGTGGTAAAGCTACTGGGATGTTGTTTAGAGACTGAGGTTCCTATATTAGTATATGAATTTGTTACAAACAAAACCTTATTCCACCATATCCATGGTGAGGGATGCAATTCTCTAATCTCATGGGATAATCGTCTGAGGATAGCTACGGAAACATCGGAGGCACTTGCTTATTTGCATTCTGCTGCTTCACCACCTATCATCCATAGAGATGTTAAGTCTGCAAACATACTCTTGGATGATAACTATACAGCAAAGGTGTCAGACTTTGGTGCATCAAGGTTGGTTCCACTAGACCGGACTCAAATTAGTACACTAGTGCAGGGAACATTGGGATACTTGGACCCAGAGTACCTTCGGTCAAGTCAACTCACAGAAAAAAGTGATGTTTATAGTTTTGGGGTAGTACTTGTGGAGCTATTAACTGGAAAGAAGGCACTATATTCTGATGGGTCTGGTAGACAGACAAATCTAGCCGTGCATTTTGTCACCTCAGTCGAAGAAGGTAAAGTATGGGAAATTCTAGATAATCAGATTGTGACTGAAGGGTGCAGAGAGAAACTTCAAGTAGTCCTAGAACTGGCAGAAAGATGTTTAAGAttaaaaggggaagaaaggcCTACAATGAAGGAAGTGGCAATGGAGCTACAAGGGTTGAGGAGGGATCAAACCCAGCCTTGGGTTGCACTGAACCCCGAGGAGGGGGAACGTCTGCTTGGTGAACTAGCATTGCCTCATCACAACACTGTTGAATACAATAGTTTGACTGATGAAGCACTAATGTCATTAGATGGTGGGCGATGA
- the LOC122077862 gene encoding uncharacterized protein LOC122077862, protein MHVLFWNIRGVRKEAVRRALKYLLRESSLQILCVAETMVEVSSFPSLFFDNLGYAAEVIPNNCQDRVPNIWVIRKRGMAHPSLVSMSDQQLTVEIDWMGKRVLMSFIHASCFKIERISLWFDLALISTTTSPWVVIGDSNATLMSHEKRGLGNFNLGSTAEFQAMVDTCMLLPCPSQGKKYTWSNNHKRANVLPVLDWSFYNEQWIDEFKNVSQQVLTCSALDHSPLFIQSFAVPKPPNIPFRFHSFWMDNNGFLPMVENVWSQSVSENSISRLAQKLKFVKLVVKAWAKGAFPNLNEEVDKATSNLKRVQDSIAES, encoded by the coding sequence ATGCATGTTCTGTTCTGGAACATTCGGGGTGTCCGAAAGGAGGCTGTTAGGAGGGCTTTGAAATATCTCCTTAGAGAATCTTCGCTACAGATTTTATGTGTGGCCGAAACGATGGTTGAGGTCAGtagttttccttcattattttttgataatttgGGTTATGCGGCTGAGGTGATTCCCAATAATTGTCAAGATAGGGTGCCCAATATTTGGGTTATCCGGAAGCGAGGTATGGCACATCCTTCCCTGGTTTCAATGTCAGACCAACAACTCACTGTTGAAATTGATTGGATGGGTAAAAGAGTTCTCATGTCTTTTATTCATGCCAGTTGTTTCAAAATTGAGCGTATAtctctttggtttgatcttGCTTTGATTTCTACTACTACTTCTCCATGGGTAGTTATTGGCGACTCTAATGCCACTCTAATGTCTCATGAGAAAAGAGGGCTGGGTAATTTTAATTTGGGGTCGACAGCAGAGTTCCAGGCTATGGTTGATACGTGTATGCTCCTTCCCTGCCCCTCTCAAGGGAAAAAATACACTTGGTCGAATAACCATAAAAGGGCTAATGTGCTGCCGGTCTTGGACTGGAGTTTTTATAATGAGCAGTGGATTGATGAGTTCAAGAATGTTTCCCAGCAGGTTCTCACATGCTCTGCGTTGGATCACTCTCCTCTATTTATTCAGTCTTTTGCTGTTCCAAAACCCCCCAACATCCCATTTCGCTTCCATAGCTTTTGGATGGACAACAACGGTTTTCTCCCGATGGTGGAGAATGTTTGGTCCCAGTCTGTTAGTGAAAACTCGATTTCTAGACTAGCCCAAAAGCTGAAATTTGTAAAATTAGTTGTCAAAGCTTGGGCAAAAGGGGCTTTCCCTAATCTAAATGAGGAGGTGGATAAGGCTACGTCAAATTTAAAAAGAGTGCAGGATTCTATTGCTGAATCATGA